A single window of Synechococcus sp. CBW1004 DNA harbors:
- a CDS encoding chlorophyll a/b-binding protein, with protein MTTPTSRFGFVAFAETWNGRLAMLGFVIGLATELLTGQGILSQIGLG; from the coding sequence ATGACCACTCCCACCTCCCGCTTCGGTTTCGTGGCCTTCGCCGAGACCTGGAACGGCCGCCTGGCCATGCTCGGCTTTGTGATCGGCCTCGCCACCGAACTGCTCACCGGCCAGGGCATCCTCAGCCAGATCGGTCTGGGCTGA
- the hypE gene encoding hydrogenase expression/formation protein HypE, which produces MQGSPSPAELPGGSEPERIRLAHGGGGTLMRALIERELRPLYADPALALHDAARLQLPHGRLAFTTDSYVVTPLEFAGGDIGKLAVIGTCNDLAMAGARPLHLSLGLILEEGLELERLRRLLGSLRQAARDCGVVVVTGDTKVVERGKADGLYINTSGIGLLETPEPIGPERIRAGDQLLVSGDLGRHGVAVLAARHSLDLQPPLPSDCAPLWPLVEQLLATGVRPRCLRDLTRGGLAAALQELAEAGGHALVLEEERLPVCPAVARCCDLLGFDPLHLANEGRCLLVVAPQDLETSLQLLQPLGGGWIGEVQPGSAGGNGAATAQVLLRTPFGSERLLAPQSGELLPRIC; this is translated from the coding sequence ATGCAAGGCAGTCCCTCCCCCGCTGAGCTGCCCGGGGGCAGCGAGCCCGAACGCATCCGCCTCGCCCATGGCGGCGGCGGCACGCTGATGCGCGCGCTCATCGAACGGGAACTGCGGCCGCTCTACGCCGATCCCGCCCTGGCGCTGCACGATGCCGCACGGCTGCAGCTGCCGCACGGCCGGCTGGCCTTCACCACCGACAGCTATGTGGTGACGCCCCTGGAATTCGCCGGCGGCGACATCGGCAAGCTGGCGGTGATCGGCACCTGCAACGACCTGGCGATGGCCGGAGCCCGGCCGCTGCATCTGAGCCTGGGGCTGATCCTGGAGGAGGGGCTGGAGCTCGAACGCCTCCGCCGCCTGCTGGGCTCGCTGCGTCAGGCGGCCCGCGACTGTGGCGTGGTTGTGGTCACGGGCGACACGAAGGTGGTGGAGCGGGGCAAGGCCGACGGCCTGTACATCAACACCAGTGGCATCGGCCTGCTGGAGACGCCGGAGCCGATCGGCCCGGAGCGGATCCGCGCCGGCGATCAGCTGCTGGTGAGCGGCGATCTCGGGCGCCACGGGGTGGCGGTGCTGGCGGCCCGTCACAGCCTGGACCTGCAGCCCCCGCTGCCCAGCGACTGCGCGCCGCTCTGGCCCCTGGTGGAGCAGCTCCTGGCCACGGGTGTTCGGCCACGCTGCCTGCGCGACCTCACCCGCGGTGGCCTGGCGGCGGCCCTGCAGGAACTGGCGGAGGCCGGCGGCCACGCACTGGTTCTGGAGGAGGAGCGCCTGCCGGTGTGCCCAGCCGTGGCCCGCTGCTGCGACCTGCTGGGCTTCGATCCGCTGCATCTGGCCAATGAGGGGCGCTGTCTGCTGGTGGTGGCACCGCAGGACCTGGAGACCAGCCTGCAGCTGCTGCAGCCGCTGGGGGGCGGCTGGATCGGCGAGGTGCAGCCCGGCAGCGCCGGGGGGAACGGCGCGGCAACGGCTCAGGTGCTGCTGCGCACGCCCTTCGGCAGCGAGCGCCTGCTGGCACCCCAGAGCGGGGAGCTCCTGCCTCGGATCTGCTGA
- a CDS encoding DUF938 domain-containing protein, whose product MLFSPACERNKQPILSMLRDWLQPPLRVLEVGSGSGQHARFFCSQLAGLHWQTSERAEALADLRAALQEAPVELAAGASLPAPLELDVTRAETWPPGPWDAVFSANTCHILPETALPPLLAGSRRALQEGGLLLLYGPFHDHGVHTAASNAAFDAHLRSLDPAMGVRDAAALLEMARGLGLEPVADVAMPSNNRMLVLRAC is encoded by the coding sequence GTGCTCTTCTCCCCTGCCTGCGAACGCAACAAGCAGCCGATCCTGTCGATGCTGCGCGACTGGCTGCAGCCGCCGCTGCGGGTGCTGGAAGTCGGATCGGGCAGCGGCCAGCACGCCCGCTTCTTCTGCAGCCAGCTGGCTGGCCTGCACTGGCAGACCAGTGAACGGGCCGAGGCCCTGGCCGATCTGCGCGCGGCGCTGCAGGAGGCTCCGGTGGAGCTGGCGGCGGGAGCGTCGCTGCCGGCGCCGCTGGAGCTGGATGTGACCCGCGCCGAAACCTGGCCTCCCGGACCCTGGGATGCGGTGTTCAGCGCCAACACTTGCCACATCCTTCCGGAGACGGCGCTGCCACCCCTGCTGGCCGGCAGCCGCAGGGCACTGCAGGAGGGCGGCCTGCTGCTGCTCTACGGCCCCTTCCACGACCACGGCGTGCACACCGCGGCGAGCAATGCGGCCTTCGATGCCCACCTGCGCAGCCTCGATCCCGCCATGGGGGTGCGTGATGCGGCGGCGCTGCTCGAGATGGCCCGTGGCCTGGGCCTGGAGCCCGTGGCGGATGTGGCGATGCCGTCCAACAACCGGATGCTGGTACTGCGGGCCTGCTGA
- a CDS encoding DUF4079 family protein — MTPIDWLWILHPLLMVVIAYPLLGIVLYLARRTRLRRLGRSRLPVSSGAEHTDLGRGLAVAVVAITLLALVVVISTKGPLAQFAGGPGRLALLALVAVGTALALASLLRVRAAALRAVFALLTWVGMLGLGSQPEVWRLSDDPLSPGFWQSHYWGGAGLIGLLLFSVAARPEIQRSLRWRRLHLSANVLAALLFVTQAATGTRDLLEIPLSWQKPTIYACDPVGQTCPPLAPPSAPPADAPAPSTPAPAT, encoded by the coding sequence GTGACCCCGATCGACTGGCTCTGGATCCTCCATCCACTGCTGATGGTGGTGATCGCCTATCCCTTGCTGGGGATCGTTCTGTATCTGGCCCGCCGCACGCGCCTGCGCCGGCTCGGCCGGAGCCGCCTGCCGGTCAGCAGCGGTGCGGAGCACACCGATCTGGGCAGGGGCCTGGCGGTGGCGGTGGTGGCGATCACTCTGCTGGCCCTGGTGGTGGTGATCAGCACCAAGGGGCCCCTGGCCCAGTTCGCCGGCGGTCCCGGCCGGCTGGCACTGCTGGCCCTGGTGGCCGTGGGCACGGCCCTGGCGCTGGCGTCGCTGCTGCGGGTGCGTGCTGCGGCCCTGCGCGCTGTGTTCGCGCTGCTCACCTGGGTCGGCATGCTGGGTCTGGGCAGCCAGCCGGAGGTGTGGCGGCTCAGCGACGATCCCCTCTCGCCTGGCTTCTGGCAGTCGCATTACTGGGGCGGCGCCGGCCTGATCGGTCTGCTGCTGTTCTCCGTGGCCGCCAGACCCGAGATCCAGCGCAGCCTGCGCTGGCGACGCCTGCATCTGAGCGCCAATGTGCTGGCGGCGCTGCTGTTTGTCACCCAGGCCGCCACAGGCACCCGCGATCTGCTCGAAATCCCGCTGAGCTGGCAGAAGCCCACCATCTACGCCTGCGATCCGGTGGGTCAGACGTGCCCGCCGCTCGCTCCACCCAGCGCGCCCCCGGCCGACGCGCCCGCTCCCTCCACTCCAGCCCCGGCCACCTGA